A genomic region of Catalinimonas niigatensis contains the following coding sequences:
- the sucD gene encoding succinate--CoA ligase subunit alpha — MSVLVNKDSKVLVQGFTGSEGTFHAGQMIEYGTNVVGGVTPGKGGQTHLDRPVFNSVQEGVDQTGANVSIIFVPPAFAADAIMEAASAGIKVIVAITEGIPVKDMMVAKDYIKDKEVTLIGPNCPGVITPEEAKVGIMPGFVFKKGKVGIVSKSGTLTYEAADQVVKAGLGISTAIGIGGDPIIGTSTKQAVELLMNDPETEAIVMIGEIGGNYEAEAARWIQENGNKKPVVGFIAGQTAPPGRRMGHAGAIIGGKDDTAAAKMKIMRECGLVVVDTPAKIGATIAEAVKK, encoded by the coding sequence ATGAGCGTTTTAGTTAATAAAGATTCCAAAGTTTTGGTACAAGGCTTCACCGGCTCAGAAGGCACTTTTCATGCCGGGCAGATGATAGAATACGGAACCAACGTAGTAGGCGGCGTAACACCCGGAAAAGGCGGACAAACTCATCTGGATCGCCCTGTCTTCAATTCAGTGCAGGAAGGCGTAGACCAGACCGGTGCCAATGTATCTATTATATTTGTACCACCTGCATTTGCAGCCGATGCCATCATGGAAGCCGCTAGCGCAGGCATTAAAGTCATAGTTGCCATTACAGAAGGCATCCCTGTCAAAGATATGATGGTAGCCAAAGATTACATCAAAGATAAAGAGGTAACGCTCATAGGCCCAAATTGCCCCGGCGTTATTACTCCTGAAGAAGCCAAAGTAGGTATTATGCCAGGCTTCGTATTTAAAAAAGGGAAAGTGGGAATTGTCTCCAAATCCGGTACACTTACTTACGAAGCTGCTGACCAAGTGGTAAAGGCCGGATTAGGCATCTCTACTGCCATTGGGATCGGCGGTGACCCTATCATTGGTACATCTACCAAGCAAGCGGTAGAATTGTTGATGAACGACCCTGAAACTGAAGCGATTGTCATGATTGGAGAGATTGGAGGTAACTACGAAGCAGAAGCCGCCCGTTGGATACAGGAAAATGGGAATAAAAAGCCAGTGGTTGGTTTTATTGCTGGTCAAACTGCCCCTCCCGGCCGCCGTATGGGTCATGCAGGAGCAATCATTGGTGGTAAAGATGATACCGCCGCTGCCAAAATGAAAATCATGCGCGAGTGTGGGCTTGTAGTAGTTGATACTCCTGCAAAAATTGGGGCTACCATTGCTGAGGCGGTCAAGAAGTAA
- a CDS encoding heparinase II/III domain-containing protein, whose protein sequence is MKTTSFFNLRLWTFVLILLLSTSRVTKANDPLPPELSADPVKLENPMSVQYLKKNLRKSSPRLILTPAIEKNLKKKLKSDPVVQNMYRAIQLNAQDIQTKPLLKRELEGRRLLATSREMLYRMNVLGMVYRMEKDQKILNRINDELIAVCNFQDWNPSHYLDVAEMAMAVAIAVDWAGEGLPESTVEKAKEALIDKGIMPSYNESGNVGWIAGTNNWNQVCNGGMIAASVAIAEKDPELASKTISRALDGIPHALEEYGPDGVYPEGSTYWGYGTSFSVLTSSMLESAFDTDFGIAEYPAFKESADFRLLSNAPSDWYYNFADCGDQRSENGDLTLAWFAAKTGNKIYFEKERFLQDPEEMGELARHAGAGLVWLSQFEGKEEKSLPSSWMGKGDNPLVFFRGGEANDRQYYFGGKGGRATISHGNMDAGSFIFELDGVRWVIDPGNQEYHELEKTGFNLWGNCQDCERWTLLTKNNYGHSTITVNDALHVNDGFAPIVDFKEGGQAEATIDMTAVFGNNIKSVSRRFVKENEYSILIEDHFELNDATQNITWQLMTTADVEIVEGGAILKQDGKQMKLENLSHPELNLSIISLDPPPLKLDRTIENLKRIEIRMPAYLFDDNEEGTLRVRLSSEK, encoded by the coding sequence ATGAAAACTACAAGCTTTTTTAATCTACGTTTATGGACTTTTGTACTCATACTGCTCCTTAGCACAAGCAGAGTTACAAAAGCAAATGATCCTCTACCACCGGAACTTAGTGCAGATCCGGTGAAGCTTGAGAATCCTATGTCGGTCCAGTACCTCAAAAAAAATCTCAGGAAAAGCAGTCCGAGGCTTATCCTTACGCCTGCTATTGAAAAGAACCTAAAGAAAAAGTTGAAATCCGATCCGGTAGTGCAGAATATGTATAGGGCTATTCAATTAAACGCTCAGGATATTCAAACTAAACCATTATTGAAGCGTGAATTGGAGGGCCGCAGGCTTCTGGCTACTTCCCGGGAAATGCTATACCGAATGAATGTCCTCGGTATGGTATATCGGATGGAAAAGGATCAGAAAATACTAAATAGAATCAACGATGAGCTAATTGCCGTTTGCAATTTTCAGGACTGGAATCCTTCCCATTATCTGGATGTGGCAGAAATGGCGATGGCCGTGGCTATCGCTGTAGATTGGGCAGGCGAAGGTTTACCTGAATCTACTGTAGAGAAAGCGAAAGAAGCACTTATTGATAAAGGAATCATGCCAAGTTATAATGAGTCCGGCAATGTAGGTTGGATAGCAGGCACCAATAATTGGAATCAGGTCTGCAACGGAGGCATGATTGCAGCTTCTGTGGCCATTGCTGAAAAAGATCCGGAACTCGCTTCCAAAACGATCAGCAGAGCGCTAGATGGTATCCCACATGCATTGGAAGAGTATGGCCCTGATGGAGTGTATCCAGAAGGATCTACTTATTGGGGGTACGGCACCAGTTTTTCGGTGCTCACTTCATCCATGCTGGAAAGCGCTTTTGATACTGACTTTGGAATAGCAGAATATCCTGCTTTTAAAGAAAGTGCTGATTTCAGGTTGTTAAGCAATGCCCCTTCCGATTGGTACTATAACTTTGCTGATTGCGGAGATCAGAGAAGTGAAAATGGTGATCTTACCCTAGCCTGGTTTGCTGCCAAAACAGGCAATAAAATTTACTTTGAAAAAGAAAGATTTCTGCAAGACCCTGAGGAGATGGGAGAATTAGCAAGACATGCTGGAGCAGGCTTGGTATGGCTTTCGCAGTTTGAAGGAAAAGAGGAGAAAAGCCTACCTAGCAGTTGGATGGGCAAAGGGGATAATCCATTGGTATTTTTCAGAGGAGGAGAAGCCAACGATCGCCAGTATTATTTTGGTGGAAAAGGTGGAAGGGCTACTATCAGTCATGGTAATATGGATGCGGGTTCTTTCATATTTGAACTGGATGGTGTTAGATGGGTAATTGATCCGGGTAACCAGGAGTATCATGAGCTTGAAAAAACCGGATTTAACCTATGGGGAAATTGTCAGGACTGTGAACGCTGGACTTTGCTTACCAAAAATAATTATGGACATAGCACAATTACTGTCAATGACGCTTTGCATGTGAATGATGGCTTTGCTCCTATTGTGGATTTTAAAGAAGGAGGTCAGGCGGAGGCCACCATAGATATGACTGCTGTTTTTGGTAACAATATAAAAAGTGTAAGCCGCAGATTTGTCAAGGAAAACGAGTACTCTATTTTGATTGAGGATCATTTTGAACTGAACGACGCTACCCAAAACATTACCTGGCAACTGATGACTACTGCTGACGTGGAAATTGTGGAAGGAGGTGCCATCCTAAAACAAGATGGCAAACAAATGAAACTAGAAAACTTATCTCATCCTGAGCTTAATCTTTCCATTATTTCATTAGATCCACCTCCCTTGAAGCTTGACCGAACCATTGAAAACCTGAAAAGGATAGAGATCCGTATGCCTGCTTATCTATTTGATGATAATGAAGAAGGAACACTTCGCGTACGCTTATCTTCAGAAAAATGA